Below is a genomic region from Brassica rapa cultivar Chiifu-401-42 chromosome A08, CAAS_Brap_v3.01, whole genome shotgun sequence.
ATTGTGGAACACAGATTGAGAGTTTGAAGTTGGCTGCGAAAGAGACAAATGTGAAGTATGAAAGTATGCTTGAAGATGCAAGAAACGAAATCGAAAGCCTGAAAAATAGTTTAGGAAAGAGTCAAGATGAGATTGTTAGTTCGAAGACTGAGTGGGAGCTGCGAGAACTTCATTTGATGGCTTGTGTGAAGAAATCGGAAGATGAAGCGTTCTCTGTGCAGGGAGAGCTTAGCAAGGTGGAGGATTTGCTTAATCTCAAGGAAAATGAGGTGAAGGcagcaaaagaagaagaagccaataCGAAAAGGAAACTTGAGGAACTTGAGGAGGAGCTTAAGGATATGCAGGAAAGAGTTGGAGAAGCGAAAGCTGAAAGTGTGAAAGTTAAAGAAAGTTTGTTGGAGAAAGAAAACGAACTAGAGAATGCTGCTGCAGACAACAAAAAGCTCGGAGATGAATTGTCAAAGATAAATGAAAGCTTGGTGGATAAAGAGACAATACTGCAGAGCATTATTCAAGAAGCGGAGGAGCTCAGAGGGAGGGAACTTGATTATCTCAAGAAGATTGAGGAGTTGTCAGCTGCAAATTTAAGTTTGGTTGACAAAGAAACCAAACTGTTGAGCAGTGTCCAAGAAGCTGAGGAGCTCAGAGGGAGGGAGCTTGAGTATCTCAAGAAGATTGAAGAGTTGTCAGCAGAGAATGTGAGCTTGGCTGACAGAGAAACCAAACTGTTGAGCATTGTTGAAGAAGCTGATGAGCTCAAAGGGAGGGAGCTTGATTACCTCAAGAAGATTGAAGAGTTGTCAGCAGCGAATGTGAGCTTGGTTGACAAAGAAACCAAACTGTTGAGCATTGTTCAAGAAGCTGAGGAGCTCAGAGGTAGGGAGCTTGATTATCTCAAGAAGATTGAAGAGTTGTCAGCAACTTTGTCAGCAGCGAATGCGAGTTTGGTTGACAAAGAAACCAAACTGTTAAGCATTGTTCAAGAAGCTGATGAGCTTAAAAGGACAGAGATTGCTTGTCTGAAGAAGATTGAAGATTTGTCAGCAGTGAATGAGAGTTTGGTTGACAAAGAAACCAAGCTATTGAGCATTGCTCAAGAAGCTGAGGAGCTAAAAAGAACAGAGATTGCTCATCTGAAAAAGATTGAAGAGTTGTCAGCATTGAATGAGAGTTTGACTAACAAAGAAACCATACTGCAGAGCAGCATTCAAGAAATCGAGGTGCTCAAAGAAAAGGAGTATGTATACATCAAGAAGATTGAGGAGTTGTCATTGCCAAATGAGATATTAGCTGAGAAAGAAGCCAAACTACAGTCAGCTGTTAAGGAGAATGAAGAGTTAAGAGAAAGGGAGTCTTCTTACCATAAGAAGCTTGAAGAGTTGTCAAAAGTATCTGACAACGTTGCTGCCACAGAAATCAAACTCCACATTTCCACTCAAGAAAACGAAGAGCTTAGAGAAAGGGAAGCTGCATATCTCAAGAAAATCGAAGAGTTATCAAAGCTGCAAGAGAATCTTCTTGACAAAGATAAAGACTCCATGGAAGGGGAAGGCTACCATATAGAAAAGAGAGAAGCTTCTTCAGAGAGAGAGTCAGATCACGAGTTTgctgaagaggaagaggaatcGAAAGCAGAAGGCAGTGACAACTTTGATCAGTTAAGCAATGGCTTGTCTTCAGCTGAACATATAGAATATTCCGGGAGTCTGCACTCAAAGGAACgagagcagaagaagaagaaacctttGCTCCGGAAGTTTGGAAATctactgaagaagaagagtaccaccagcagcagcagcagccatAAATAGAGGGAAGATGAGACTATTATCATTTCTACTGCAAATGAACATTATTTCTTGGTTGATTTGTCTTTAAATCTTTGAAGAGTATAGCTTCAGATTCAATTTAAGGTGCTTGATCTCTGGTTTATTTCTCTAAATTTCATTAAATCTTTGAAGAGTATACTAGGGGCaagaagaaaacatatttgaacAGTGATTCTCTGTAAGTGCTTTCACACATGATCTGGTGAGAACATTTTCAGCTATGCAAGTTTTGTTATCTGTTGAGATTCATTGTGTTTGTGGCTGGACCGGACATAGAAGCATGGTGAAGGCTTGAAGCATCAAGCTATCCTCCGGATAAATGGGGACCAAAACCTTCTCATACGTTTATTTCTGTCGTATTGTCAAGACACATGTACTATGTTGTGCTCGCCTCGGGTAAATTCAATGAGAGTtcgatcttcttttttttttttggtctacgAGAGTTCGATTATGATGTTCTTATTATGTAATGGATCTAACTCGCGAGTACTTGGCTAAACACAGATTAAGAAATGTAAAACTATTTGAACTGCTAGATATAAAGATTAAACAAGTTATACTCTATATGACTGGTGAGAGAATATACCCCAGCACAGGTACAGTTTGTCACTAACTACAACTTTGCTTTCTTCATGGTTTCTACATAAGTTTGATATACGTCATAAAATTTATCTATGTGGTAACTAGGGTTGTAAAAACGGGCTTCCAACCCGCGGGCTCTAACGGGCTCTGTATAAAATTTCTGGCCCGTTACCCGTTTATTTGTATGTAAAACTTAACGGGTCAATACCGGGTTACCCATTAAGGCCCGTTTAATAAATGGGCAGAgtcaaaatatacatttttttaccCGTTACccgtttagtttttttttttaaaaaaaaaaagagaaaacgaCGTCGTTAGAAGCCTCCTCTACCGTAAGCCAttccataagaaaaaaaaaatgttctgcAGGTGAGATTCCGACAAGCTCGTGGTCGTACTTCAAACCCTAATTAGATTATCGGTGACGAGACCGTGTCGTCATCGCCCATCACGAACCACCTCACGTCATCGCCCATCGCCCATCGCCCGTCATCGAACCATCACGAACCGTGTCGTCATCGAGAACCGTGTCGTCATCGAACTTCCAGTTTCCGAAATCCATCTCTCTGGTTTAAAGTCTGATGCATCTTCTCCCCATACCGATTTCATTCTCCCTAGTGAGTATAGACAAAACACAATCTTCGTACTTGGCTCGACTTTGTGTCCGCTTGGAAGAACGTCGGGTTTTGTAGGAGACTTGTGCTGAAAAGGGTCTCTTCGTTTTCTTCATTAAGCTACGGTAAACATGTTGTTTTGACATTTTTTCATCTTCTTCGAGAGCAATCTCTGAAACAACTCTTCCTCTGATTTTGATTATGGGTTTCAGATATCGGCAAGGATCACCAGCTGAGGAAGAAGTATTCGATCCAACTCGGCAAGGATCATCAGCTCGTCCTTAAGGTATATACATCTCATGACTCTTACTCTTAAGGATATATACATCTTAAGGATCATCATCTTAACATTTTTGTGTATTTTCAGGATGGATTTAGATTCTCTCAACACAATTGCAATCCTTGAGGCTCAAGAGGAATACATGAACATGAATGAAGAAGATGCTTTGAATGAGGAAAATGCAGTGAGTGAGGAAGAAACAGAGATGCAAGAACCAGAACCAAGTGACACGCAAGTAGCTGAAACAACTCAAGCAACAAAACCACGCAAGAGGCGCTTAACTTCTACAGTTTGGAACGATTTTACCTCAGTTGGAGTTGAAAGTGATGGCAAGGAAAGAGGTCAGTGTAACTATTGTGGTAGAAAACTAGTGATCAATAATTAAAACAGAGATAAAGTTATTACATAAAACAGTTTCTTCagatttaaaatatgatttacatggcaaaaaaaaaacaaatctgtaTACTTAAACGGGCTCACGGGCCTAAACGGACATCTCCATGTTAAACGGGCTCACGGTTAACGGGCTTAAACGGGTTTGCTGGTTAAACAGGCATGTGTTCACGGGCTTTAGACGGGCATGGTTATAAACGGGCATGGTTTAAACGGGCTCGGATAGCCCGTTTTAACATCCCTAGTGGTAACTATTCTCATCCTGATGAATGGTTTTGGCCTTCAACAGTTCCATCATCACCCACAGATACATCCTCTTCACTTCCTTCATCATTCTCTCCACTCTTCCGCTTGCTAGCATCTCCACTCTCCTCGTTTGCTACATCTACTGCTCGTTTCAGCCCATCTTTGGATGTGTCAGCCGCATGATTCATCGTCACATTCGGCGCCTTACCGTCTGTAGTTGTCCCCATTCCCTGTTGCTTTGACTCCTCTCCTCCATCCTTTCCCTGTAAATGTTTTGGAAGAGCCAAGTGATATCACAATATGAAAACTTTCATGATTCTTTATTTATCTTCTTATACGCATCAATTTATCTTAGAAGCATTGGATGAGAAATATCTAGGGCTAGTGATGGTAATGATTCCTCTATTAGCAGAAGAGGGAGCAGTCCTGTGTATGTTTATGGTTACTCTCTTTGCTAAATACTTAGCCGCCATTGAGATCAAAATATTAGTCCCTCTCCCtctctattatatatatgaGCCTGAGAATGGAGTTAGTGTCGAGAGAGGAACAGGTGGCTCATCACTCCACTTCTCACGTGTCCTCAAGCAAAGACTAGTTCTTGTCCAAACTATGACCCGTGTGTCAGTTTGTAAAAAAAAGTGATTACTCTCTCCAAAGGTGGAATAAGAAGAAAGCTTTAGTTGATCTTGTACTAATCTCATCTTTTGGTATTTGCAAGCACAGTAAGAAGACAAaagaaatatatcaaaaatcGAGAAGAACACTATCTCACAGCTATAAGATCTAACAAAAAGAGTTTGCTTACTTCAAAGTTAAAAGCCTCAACAACAGAAGAGAAAACAACAAGGAAAGTGAAAtgtaaaaaagtattttaaaaggGAAGAGTCTCTACTCAGTATATAAATGAGACATAAGTTTAAAGAGTCTCATCCTCAAAAGAAAGCTTTAAAAGATCCCAAACTACAGCAACTCAGCTTCCCTTGATCTTAGAGAACGTAGTAGTAACCCAAGACAAGAAGCATTAGTACCacaacagcagcagcagctgGAGCAGCCCAAACCATGTAGTTAGTCTGCTTCTTACGCTTGAGCATTGGTCTCGGGAGTGTTTCTGGTCCTCCTCTATTGCGGATCCTGTTCCTTATTGGTTTCTCCTTCAAGACTTTCTTTTCCTTCTTTGGTTTCTCCTCCACTGGAACTTCAATCTCCTCCTTCTCAGCCTCAGAAGCTTCTGGAACTTCCTCAGAGATGGCCTCGTATGCGTTGCGGCCTCCTGTCTTCTTCTTGGCCGCCTTCTCTCGCTCCTGCAACACACAGAAAAGAAGATTATTATAATGGAAAAGAGAGAAGGCAAAGAGCATTCATTGATATGATACCTTTTGTTCTTTCTTCTCAGCTTCCTTTTTAGCTCTTATGGCAGCTTTAGCAGCAGCTTTCTCTGCCAGCTTCTTTTTCCTTTCCATTGCTAGCTTGGCTTTAGCAATCTCCTCTTGCTTTCTCATCTCTTTCACCGTAGCTTCATctacctcttcctcttctttctgCGGCTTTCCAAGACCatatacttcttcttcttcttcatcatcatcatcatcaacaacaacaacgttCTTCTTTCCTTTCTCTGCATCTTTAGCTTTCTCAGCCTTCTGAGCAACAGGAGCAGCAGCGTCTGGTTTAGGTGCAGAAACTTCCTCCTCCTTCGGCTGCTGCTGTTTTGCCTTATTAGCTTTAGGGACAACCTCTGTTACAGAAGGCGCTGCCTTGGCTTGTGGTGCCTCTCGAGCAACAAGAGGCTTCTCTTCAGGGTTCCTCATCCTTCCATCTCGGCTCATCTGCCTAGCATCAAGTGACCCCAAGAGTCTCTTCTCGTAATCCTCTCTGAAGTTCTTCTTACTGCACCAGAGAGAGACAAACTTCTCAACCTCTGCATTGGAGAGCGCCTCAAGCTCATCTACGTTCCTTTGCGCAGCCAACTCTCTAGCTTTGTTCAACACGTTACGGCCTTGGTAAAAACCTGAGTTCtgtatataaacaaacaaaagagtCGCAAACCATTCTCCATCACAAGAACATGCTCTTGAGTATTATGTGTGTGTTTGTACCGTCTCAGCGCTTTGCTTCTTAAGCTCACGAATGTTTGAGTAAGCTTTGTCCCTCTTCTCAGTCACAGTCTTGAGCTCATTCTCCAGCACCTGAATCTCATCTTTAGTTGCTTTCACCTTCTCACTCAGCTCATTGATCCTTGCGGAAATCGCTTGCCTCTCTTTCTTCACTCCATCCAAACCAGCACCCATTAACTGCAATTAAAAAGGCATTTAAACAAAGAAGCCAAGAGTACACTCTCCAAAACCATGACTTCTCTTCTCTTATTACCTTAACTTGACCTTGGATATCATCTTTATGACCCATAGCTTCTTTGATCTTAGCTCTCATAGCCTCATTAGCAATGACCTTATCTCTTGTCCCTTCAAGCAGCCTGATCTCTTTAAGAAGCTGCTTCTCCTCGGTCAACGGAATGCTTTCATGTTGAATTCTGTACTCGTAGCTGTATATCTACATTTTTTTCCACAACCAAATGAGAATTAAAACCAATATAGAAAGAAGATCACTTCAAGTGAGAACAAGTATTAGATTCTTACCATACTGTTGAGCTCTTCCTGAGAAGAACAGATAACAGGCCCACGGGAACTCCCACCGTCATTCCCTCTTAGCTTCCCCAGTGCTTGCTGCAAAGGTtccatctcttttcttttctcatcAAACTTGTTGTTGAACCCCTGACGCTCTGACTTCAACGGGTCCAACATGTCAAATAACTTGGATCTCTCCGCCTAAATGCatcattagaaaaaaaaaaggtcaacGCTACAACAAGATTTTCGTCTAAGTAGGCAAAAGAAGCTTACCTTCTTAGCTCTCAACCCTTCAATAACTACACTCCGAGCCTTGTTCAGCTTCTCAAGCTCCTTATCAGCaacctcaagcttagctttgatCTTGGGGTCGTCGAAATGACGATACTTTACAAAGTAGAAAGAGCGGATCTGCTTAGCCGCAGGCCACTCTTCTGCTGCATCTTTTGGTACATCAGAGGAGATCTTGCTGCTACTACTACTCTCTTCAGCTTTCTTTGGCGGCTCACCTTTGCCTTGCTCCACCTTCCCGTTGGTTTCGGGTTTGGTTTCGGGTTTGGCTTCGAAAGGAGCTGGAGCAACCTCAAATCCGCCGAAGTTTACAACCTCAACACCCatcttctacaaaaaaaaacagaggatcCTGATGCAGAGAGGAAAAAACAGAGGATTCTGAGTTAAATATAACGGATCCAATGCAAAAGGATTCAACTTTAAGGATCTAATTCATGAAAGTAATCATCTTGTTCATGGTTAAAGACCAGATCATACGAACAGCAGATTCAATATACATACAGAACAGAGCAAATGTTTTAAGGCAGAGTCGAATCGATTGAAACAGAGAGAAAGATCAAACCTTTATAGATGAGAGGTGATCAAATGATTCagaaagagaaggagaagaagaatatTATAAGCAGCAAACAATCGAAAGCGGATAAGTGTTCATCACACGAAGATtcaattagagagagagagaaggtgtTACCGTGAAAGgggagagagagatggagatcTGAAGAGAGAAAAGGGTTGATGTAACTTTTTCCTGCCAAAGGATTTTGTATGCTAAAAAGAAACCTTTGGGGTCGGATCTCAATTCTAATTATATCTccaagatttttattttattatcataACCCCCCATGAattgcctctctctctctccattaaagtcagatatatttttttaccaaaatgGTAAATATTTACTCTCCATATCTACTGAAATTTGAAAGCCCTTGATTCCTAGTTTCCTACTTGTTTGTTCATATTTGTCTATTATACTTTTTCAGTAAAGATTAGATATCaaggtttttttaaaaaaagcttATCTCAATCTCTTGAGTTTGATTATTCCTTCagaatatcccctatatattaattgagaagcattTGAAAAATGAGAaccttaattttgtattaattaaaaaaaaccccaaatccTAGGTGGCACTCTAAATGCCTTCTAAATTCTATTTCAAAGAATTCTAGAGCATCTAATATAAAGTATAGTTTAATCTAATGGTGtcacattattttataattatataacactagagaacattatattaacctaaaatataggaagtgtgtattctttccttaaataaaagctacggaattacctaatatgatttacatatatatggcaattaattattatgaataatggcaattaattattatgaaaattgaagatttgataacaatttttgcatcattcttcatttttgtttaaagttatattattaaaaaaaattaaacaatcacattaaccatataataaaaaaattagattttttcttatatgttatatttttaattttttaaaatgactttaaattacaaaaatgaggaaaccttatatgttatatatatattttttaaatgactttaaaatacaaaaatgaggacaccttatatgttatatttttcttatatgttagaattttcttatatgttatattttgaatttttttaaaaagactttaaattacaaaaatgtaagtttacCTTAAATAAAcgactaaaaacattaaaatgacatgtatcaattcgatggttgatttgaaagctttcaaaaccatatgcaagataaaattcaaaataatttaactgtggaaacaatactgttaacttttttcaaaaatgtgttcgatgaaaaaataaggtttttatgtcataatttgtttaatgttcagtagagaacattatattaacctaaaatataagaagtgtgtattctttccttaaataaaagttaccgaattacctaatatgatttacatatatatgacaattgatgattttgaataataaagatttgataacaatttttgcatccttcttcatttttgtttaattttatattttttaaaaaaataaacaatcacattaaccatataattaaaaaattagatgttttcttatatgttatattttgaatttttttaaatgattttaaattacaaaaatgaagaaaccttatatgttatatatttctttaaaacgactttaaaatacaaaaatgaggacaccttatatgttatatttttcttatatgttatatttttcttatatgttatattttgaattttttaaaacgaatttaaattacaaaa
It encodes:
- the LOC103834802 gene encoding WEB family protein At4g27595, chloroplastic, with the protein product MASRTKTGLMETPRSKPSPPPPRLTKSSVTKSDGSSPSSVHSTRLSLDRSPQSVNSKPSPDRRTARVPTPPEKSQSRLGKGSELQAQLKQIQEDLRKANEQIAVLKKDKAKALDDLKGFEKLNKEVNEKLKEALAAAQESSEIEAVHNEKDISWKKEVESVRSQHALDISALLSTTEELHRVQQELAMTADAKNKALSHAEEATKIAEMQAKKVEVLSSELSQLKALVSSEEQKKATEGDEVVSKLRSEIEMLRGEHENVSVLENELKDQEECIEQLHVDLEAAKIVESCANSLAAELKNELEKQVEESNKLKTSASESLDLAMKQLGENSHALHEAELDNAALKEKIESMVMTIASQETDLQESQRQVCTLQEETSKLEKLVESVKSDLATAQAEALDYEKTTTSRIQNLLNEKTGLATELESCKKEEEETKKAMESLTLELQDVSVEAREAKERLLTCQAELEHCGTQIESLKLAAKETNVKYESMLEDARNEIESLKNSLGKSQDEIVSSKTEWELRELHLMACVKKSEDEAFSVQGELSKVEDLLNLKENEVKAAKEEEANTKRKLEELEEELKDMQERVGEAKAESVKVKESLLEKENELENAAADNKKLGDELSKINESLVDKETILQSIIQEAEELRGRELDYLKKIEELSAANLSLVDKETKLLSSVQEAEELRGRELEYLKKIEELSAENVSLADRETKLLSIVEEADELKGRELDYLKKIEELSAANVSLVDKETKLLSIVQEAEELRGRELDYLKKIEELSATLSAANASLVDKETKLLSIVQEADELKRTEIACLKKIEDLSAVNESLVDKETKLLSIAQEAEELKRTEIAHLKKIEELSALNESLTNKETILQSSIQEIEVLKEKEYVYIKKIEELSLPNEILAEKEAKLQSAVKENEELRERESSYHKKLEELSKVSDNVAATEIKLHISTQENEELREREAAYLKKIEELSKLQENLLDKDKDSMEGEGYHIEKREASSERESDHEFAEEEEESKAEGSDNFDQLSNGLSSAEHIEYSGSLHSKEREQKKKKPLLRKFGNLLKKKSTTSSSSSHK
- the LOC103834800 gene encoding uncharacterized protein LOC103834800, with product MAAKYLAKRVTINIHRTAPSSANRGIITITSPRYFSSNGKDGGEESKQQGMGTTTDGKAPNVTMNHAADTSKDGLKRAVDVANEESGDASKRKSGENDEGSEEDVSVGDDGTVEGQNHSSG
- the LOC103834799 gene encoding proton pump-interactor 1 isoform X1, with product MGVEVVNFGGFEVAPAPFEAKPETKPETNGKVEQGKGEPPKKAEESSSSSKISSDVPKDAAEEWPAAKQIRSFYFVKYRHFDDPKIKAKLEVADKELEKLNKARSVVIEGLRAKKAERSKLFDMLDPLKSERQGFNNKFDEKRKEMEPLQQALGKLRGNDGGSSRGPVICSSQEELNSMIYSYEYRIQHESIPLTEEKQLLKEIRLLEGTRDKVIANEAMRAKIKEAMGHKDDIQGQVKLMGAGLDGVKKERQAISARINELSEKVKATKDEIQVLENELKTVTEKRDKAYSNIRELKKQSAETNSGFYQGRNVLNKARELAAQRNVDELEALSNAEVEKFVSLWCSKKNFREDYEKRLLGSLDARQMSRDGRMRNPEEKPLVAREAPQAKAAPSVTEVVPKANKAKQQQPKEEEVSAPKPDAAAPVAQKAEKAKDAEKGKKNVVVVDDDDDEEEEEVYGLGKPQKEEEEVDEATVKEMRKQEEIAKAKLAMERKKKLAEKAAAKAAIRAKKEAEKKEQKEREKAAKKKTGGRNAYEAISEEVPEASEAEKEEIEVPVEEKPKKEKKVLKEKPIRNRIRNRGGPETLPRPMLKRKKQTNYMVWAAPAAAAVVVLMLLVLGYYYVL
- the LOC103834799 gene encoding proton pump-interactor 1 isoform X2 → MGVEVVNFGGFEVAPAPFEAKPETKPETNGKVEQGKGEPPKKAEESSSSSKISSDVPKDAAEEWPAAKQIRSFYFVKYRHFDDPKIKAKLEVADKELEKLNKARSVVIEGLRAKKAERSKLFDMLDPLKSERQGFNNKFDEKRKEMEPLQQALGKLRGNDGGSSRGPVICSSQEELNSMIYSYEYRIQHESIPLTEEKQLLKEIRLLEGTRDKVIANEAMRAKIKEAMGHKDDIQGQVKLMGAGLDGVKKERQAISARINELSEKVKATKDEIQVLENELKTVTEKRDKAYSNIRELKKQSAETNSGFYQGRNVLNKARELAAQRNVDELEALSNAEVEKFVSLWCSKKNFREDYEKRLLGSLDARQMSRDGRMRNPEEKPLVAREAPQAKAAPSVTEVVPKANKAKQQQPKEEEVSAPKPDAAAPVAQKAEKAKDAEKGKKNVVVVDDDDDEEEEEVYGLGKPQKEEEEVDEATVKEMRKQEEIAKAKLAMERKKKLAEKAAAKAAIRAKKEAEKKEQKEREKAAKKKTGGRNAYEAISEEVPEASEAEKEEIEAPVEEKPKKEKKVLKEKPIRNRIRNRGGPETLPRPMLKRKKQTNYMVWAAPAAAAVVVLMLLVLGYYYVL